One genomic region from Henningerozyma blattae CBS 6284 chromosome 2, complete genome encodes:
- the TBLA0B09110 gene encoding uncharacterized protein (similar to Saccharomyces cerevisiae APL2 (YKL135C); ancestral locus Anc_2.430), giving the protein MPPLDKKIKKFLKDSVRIAPKISSKGELTELRTGLVSPYPQTRKDAIKKTIQQMTVGKDVSSLFPDVLKNIATNDVEQKKLVYLYVMNYAETHPELCILAVNTFVTDSEDPNPLIRCMAVRTMSMIRVDKILDYLETPLRRTLQDDNPYVRKTAVICVAKVFQLDKQLCLNLGVLTDLVSALEDPNPVVVANTIASLTEIYAMDSTVINLNDLIQSHVSKFLLALNECTEWARITILTVLSKYSAKDSIEAQDIIDRVTAHLQHVNPAVVLATVKVIIINLDLTKPQINDPVMKKLSSAMISIMSTPPEIQFIALKNIRIILEKYPELLTKETRIFFVKFNDPLYVKLEKIEILVRLVDASNIKQCTILLNELKEYTREFEPEFVSKAIQALSQLAIKYSKESFCNKVLDILLELLERQDTFKDDCCIAISNLLRHCPTSTQMVTQACGLLNTWVEPELILNRDEAKCNYVWLLGQYPDKFSSLEERILGFVENFRQEDPLTQTAVLATIVRLHTRLPGTILQTILELATKETIVIDIRDMAMMYWRCLSIPGGDELVQQLCNTAPPAIDNILDTFPPEILKKLIQELATISSITFRPQATNAKKYVRPETVVKGKKLDELKNIAKNEIVKNDEVLLDFGDDATEENNKNTTTLDDLDDLFNFGTVLPKESNSGTNLESDFNKLGINGGRQDTNTTSTSTTTQDLMDLF; this is encoded by the coding sequence ATGCCTCcattagataaaaaaatcaagaaatttCTGAAAGATTCAGTAAGAATAGCTCCGAAAATATCTAGTAAAGGTGAATTAACTGAACTTAGAACGGGCTTGGTATCACCATATCCACAAACGAGAAAAGATGccattaaaaaaactattCAACAGATGACTGTTGGTAAGGATGTGTCATCATTATTCCCTGATGTATTAAAGAACATTGCAACAAATGACGTCgagcaaaaaaaattagtttaTCTCTACGTAATGAATTATGCGGAAACCCATCCAGAATTGTGTATTTTGGCAGTTAATACATTTGTAACCGATTCTGAAGATCCAAATCCTTTAATTCGTTGTATGGCAGTTCGAACAATGTCAATGATCCGAGTAGATAAGATTTTAGATTATCTGGAAACTCCTTTACGTCGAACTTTACAAGATGACAATCCTTATGTTAGAAAAACAGCCGTCATTTGTGTTGCCAAAGTTTTTCAATTAGATAAACAATTATGCTTAAATTTAGGTGTATTAACAGATTTGGTTTCAGCGTTAGAAGATCCAAACCCTGTCGTAGTAGCGAATACAATTGCCTCTTTAACTGAAATATATGCCATGGATAGTACtgtaattaatttaaacgATTTAATTCAATCTCATGTTTCAAAATTCTTATTGGCATTAAATGAATGTACTGAATGGGCaagaattacaattttaactgtattatcaaaatatagTGCTAAAGACTCGATTGAAGCCCAAGATATTATAGATAGAGTCACAGCTCATTTGCAGCATGTTAATCCTGCAGTCGTATTAGCGACAGTGAAAGTAATAATCattaatttagatttaaCTAAGCCTCAGATCAATGATCCagtaatgaaaaaattgtcATCTGCTATGATTTCTATCATGTCTACACCACCTGAGATTCAATTCATCgcattaaaaaatatcagaattatattagaaaaatatccagaattattaacaaaGGAAACTCGAATTTTCTTcgtaaaatttaatgatcCATTATATgtaaaattggaaaaaattgaaattttagtTAGACTGGTTGATgcttcaaatattaaacaatGTACTATactattaaatgaattgaaagaatataCAAGAGAATTTGAACCTGAATTTGTTTCAAAAGCAATCCAAGCTCTATCACAATTAGCcattaaatattccaaaGAAAGTTTCTGTAATAAAGTTTTAGATATTTTActagaattattagaaaggCAAGATACGTTTAAGGATGATTGCTGTATTGCAATCTCCAATTTGTTAAGACACTGTCCAACAAGTACCCAAATGGTTACACAAGCATGTGGGTTATTAAATACTTGGGTTGAACCggaattaattttaaatagaGATGAAGCCAAATGTAATTATGTTTGGCTACTTGGCCAGTACCCTGATAAATTTAGTTCACTTGAAGAAAGAATACTAGGATTCGTAGAAAATTTTAGACAAGAGGACCCTTTAACTCAAACTGCGGTATTAGCAACTATTGTTCGATTACACACAAGATTGCCTGGCACAATTTTACAAACAATCTTAGAATTAGCTACTAAAGAGACGATCGTGATAGATATTAGAGATATGGCAATGATGTATTGGAGATGCTTATCAATTCCAGGCGGAGATGAATTAGTTCAGCAACTTTGTAATACTGCTCCTCCTGCAATTGACAATATACTTGATACATTTCCAccagaaatattaaaaaaattgatccAAGAACTTGCCACTATAAGCTCTATAACATTTAGACCACAAGCAACAAATGCAAAGAAATATGTTAGACCTGAGACAGTAGTTAAAGGTAAGAAATTAGATGAGTTGAAGAACATTGCTAAAAATGAAATCGTAAAGAATGATGAAGTTTTGTTGGACTTTGGTGATGATGCTACTGaagagaataataaaaatacaactACACTAGATGATCTTGAtgatttattcaatttcgGCACTGTACTACCTAAAGAATCAAATAGCGGGACTAATCTTGAGTCTGACTTTAACAAACTAGGCATTAATGGAGGTAGGCAGGATACAAACACTACTTCAACTAGTACAACTACTCAAGACTTAATGGATCTATTTTAG
- the CMC1 gene encoding Cmc1p (similar to Saccharomyces cerevisiae YKL137W; ancestral locus Anc_2.429) — protein MSTNDNGSRLPVWALTPTEELEARHNLKDFTHQQCADVVADMMNCAKEHGLKAFPACNKQKEAMSRCLLFYQKDPKYLDAERDKIIRKKIQKLELDMKKSNSANPTVN, from the coding sequence atgtcAACAAATGATAATGGTTCTAGGTTACCTGTGTGGGCACTAACACCAactgaagaattagaagcAAGacataatttaaaagaCTTTACTCACCAGCAATGTGCCGATGTTGTCGCTGATATGATGAATTGTGCAAAAGAGCATGGTCTTAAGGCATTTCCAGCATGCAATAAACAGAAAGAGGCCATGAGTAGATGTCTActattttatcaaaaggATCCAAAATACTTAGATGCTGAAAgagataaaattattagaaaaaaaattcaaaaattagaaCTGGatatgaaaaaatcaaactCTGCGAACCCTACTGTAAATTAA